In a genomic window of Muntiacus reevesi chromosome 1, mMunRee1.1, whole genome shotgun sequence:
- the NECAP1 gene encoding adaptin ear-binding coat-associated protein 1 has product MASELEYESVLCVKPDVSVYRIPPRASNRGYRASDWKLDQPDWTGRLRITSKGKVAYIKLEDKVSGELFAQAPVEQYPGIAVETVTDSSRYFVIRIQDGTGRSAFIGIGFSDRGDAFDFNVSLQDHFKWVKQESEISKESQEMDSRPKLDLGFKEGQTIKLSIGNITTKKGGASKPKTAGTGGLSLLPPPPGGKVTIPPPSSSVAISNHVTPPPIPKSSHGGSDAGILLDLDSPAPVTTPAPAPVSASNDLWGDFSTASSSVPNQAPQPSNWVQF; this is encoded by the exons ATGGCGTCCGAGTTGGAGTACGAGTCTGTACTGTGTGTGAAACCTGACGTCAGCGTCTACCGGATTCCGCCTCGGGCCTCCAACCGCGGTTACAG GGCATCTGACTGGAAATTAGATCAACCTGATTGGACTGGTCGCCTCAGAATCACTTCAAAAGGGAAGGTTGCTTATATCAAACTCGAGGATAAAGTTTCAG GGGAACTCTTTGCTCAGGCACCAGTAGAACAATATCCTGGTATTGCTGTGGAGACAGTGACCGATTCCAGCCGCTACTTTGTAATCCGGATCCAGGATGGAACTG GGCGAAGCGCTTTCATTGGCATTGGCTTCTCAGATCGGGGTGATGCCTTTGACTTCAATGTCTCTCTGCAAGATCACTTCAA GTGGGTGAAACAGGAATCTGAGATTTCCAAAGAATCTCAGGAAATGGATAGTCGTCCCAAGTTGGATCTGGGCTTCAAGGAAGGGCAGACCATCAAGTTGAGTATTGGG aacATTACAACCAAGAAAGGAGGTGCTTCTAAGCCCAAGACTGCAGGGACTGGGGGCCTCAGCttactcccacccccacctggaGGCAAAGTCACAATTCCCCCTCCATCCTCCTCAGTTGCCATCAGCAATCATGTCACTCCGCCACCCATACCAAAATCCAGTCATGGAGGTAGTGATGCAG GTATCCTTTTAGATTTGGATTCTCCAGCTCCTGTCACGACACCAGCACCAGCTCCAGTTTCTGCAAGCAATGACTTGTGGGGAGACTTCAGCACTGCATCCAG CTCTGTTCCGAACCAGGCACCACAGCCATCCAACTGGGTCCAGTTCTGA